One Intestinimonas butyriciproducens genomic window, AAAGGCAAAGGAGAGGGCGCTGGGCATCATCGTATTCTTGATCAGACTGGTCAGCCCAAATATGCCGCCGAGGAACGCCCCCTTCTTCGGCCCCAGCAGAATGGAGCCGATGATGACCGGCACATGGAGAATGGTGGCCTTGATGAGGGGCAGATCGATGAGTCCGATGGGCGTGAACGCCAGGAGAAAAATGATGGCCGAGAACATGGCGAGCAGTACAAGGCCATAGACCTGGCTGCTCCTGCTGGTCCGATTCTGCGCGTTTTTCACTTTTTCATTACCTCCTGCTGCCGTTCCCTCTCGGGGATACAGCGCATCAAAATAGGTGGCCTCCGCCCCGCATCCGCCACGGGAGCCTGCCGTCCCACACACGAGTACAGCGGCTCCGGACCGGGCTTTGACGGCGTCTATTATAGAGGATCGGCCGGAAAATCTCAATACTATTTTCCCGCTTTTTATTTACAGCATCCCCCAACTCTGATATACTTTCTCCCAGAATTTTAAGAAAACGGGGGGCTTTGTTATGCTGAAGGGAAAAACAGTACTTTTGGGCGTGACCGGCGGGATCGCCTGCTATAAGGCGGCGGAGCTGGCCTCCGCCCTGGTTAAGCAGCACTGCAGCGTCCATGTGCTGATGACCGCCCACGCCACGGAGTTCATCACACCCCTCACGTTTGAATCGCTCACCGGAAACCGGTCCGTTGTGGACACCTTTGACCGAAATTATCCCCATCAGGTGGAGCACATCGCTCTGGCGGATCAGGCCGATCTGGTGGTCATCGCTCCGGCCACGGCAAATGTGCTTGCCAAGCTGGCCCACGGTCTGGCGGACGATATGCTGACCACCACGGTACTGGCCTGCGACTGCCCCAAGCTGGCCGCGCCGGCCATGAACACACGCATGTACGAAAATCCGGTGACGCAGGACAACCTGGACCTGCTGCGGCGCTACGGCTGGGAGATCATGGAACCTGCCAGCGGGCGGCTGGCCTGCGGCGCTGTGGGGCGGGGCAAGCTACCCGACCCGCAGGTCATGCTGGAATCCGTTCTCCACGCCCTGTCCCACGAAAAGGACATGTGCGGGCTCCGGGTACTGGTCACCGCAGGGCCCACCCGGGAGGCGCTGGACCCCGTACGCTACCTCACCAACCACTCCACGGGACGGATGGGCTATGCCGTCGCCAGAGCCGCCGCCGCCCGCGGCGCCTCCGTGACCCTCGTCACCGGGCCCACGGAGCTCCCGCGCCCGGCCTATATGGAGGTCGTGGAGGTGACCTCCGCCCGAGAGATGTTCCAGGCGGTGACCGCCCTCTCGGCCTCCATGGATCTCATTATAAAGGCCGCCGCTGTGGCGGATTACCGTCCTCGCAGCGTAGCCGCGGACAAGATCAAAAAATCCGCCGAAGCGCGGGACCTCTCCCTGCCGCTGGAGCGCACCGACGATATTTTGGGCTGGCTCGGCGAGCACCGCCGTCCCGGACAGCTCCTGTGCGGCTTC contains:
- the coaBC gene encoding bifunctional phosphopantothenoylcysteine decarboxylase/phosphopantothenate--cysteine ligase CoaBC, producing the protein MLKGKTVLLGVTGGIACYKAAELASALVKQHCSVHVLMTAHATEFITPLTFESLTGNRSVVDTFDRNYPHQVEHIALADQADLVVIAPATANVLAKLAHGLADDMLTTTVLACDCPKLAAPAMNTRMYENPVTQDNLDLLRRYGWEIMEPASGRLACGAVGRGKLPDPQVMLESVLHALSHEKDMCGLRVLVTAGPTREALDPVRYLTNHSTGRMGYAVARAAAARGASVTLVTGPTELPRPAYMEVVEVTSAREMFQAVTALSASMDLIIKAAAVADYRPRSVAADKIKKSAEARDLSLPLERTDDILGWLGEHRRPGQLLCGFSMETRDLLENSRKKLAKKHLDLIAANNLREEGAGFGTATNLLTLITAEREIPLPLLSKDEAAHRLLDELLALRSTRT